Proteins encoded together in one Variovorax paradoxus EPS window:
- a CDS encoding tripartite tricarboxylate transporter substrate-binding protein — translation MTSTLFTRRSMAAVAAAVALCSFGLGAHAQQRVIHIIVPFGTGAVQDTVARAFNNELGAALNASAIVENRAGAGGTVGAAVAAKAPADGSTLVLAAASHNIAAFLYSKLSYDPLKDFVGVANVGNAGYVLAVASGMNVSNTADFIKEVKANPGKYNYASAGNGSATHLAMASFLAKAGLQMTHIPTKSTGEAVNEVLAGRVQAVISSSIGVMGFQDDARMKLLASTGQSRSPFLPKLPTVAESGLPGYAFDSWIGLLAPAGTPKAEVERINAAANKVLADPAIQERFKRLGVEPRSQSAEEFQKLLRSDWDAMGAVVKASGAKID, via the coding sequence GTGATCCACATCATCGTGCCCTTCGGCACCGGCGCCGTGCAGGACACGGTGGCGCGCGCCTTCAACAACGAGCTGGGTGCGGCGCTCAATGCGAGCGCCATCGTCGAGAACCGCGCCGGCGCGGGCGGCACCGTGGGCGCGGCGGTCGCGGCCAAGGCGCCGGCCGATGGCAGCACGCTGGTGCTCGCGGCTGCGAGCCACAACATCGCGGCCTTTCTGTACAGCAAGCTGTCCTATGACCCGTTGAAGGATTTCGTCGGCGTGGCGAATGTGGGCAACGCGGGCTATGTGCTGGCGGTGGCGAGCGGGATGAACGTGTCGAATACGGCCGACTTCATCAAGGAGGTCAAGGCCAACCCGGGCAAGTACAACTACGCCTCGGCGGGCAACGGCAGCGCGACGCATCTGGCGATGGCGTCGTTCCTCGCGAAGGCGGGCTTGCAGATGACGCACATCCCGACCAAATCGACCGGCGAAGCCGTCAACGAAGTGCTCGCGGGGCGGGTGCAGGCGGTCATCTCCTCGAGCATCGGGGTGATGGGCTTTCAGGACGACGCGCGCATGAAGCTGCTCGCCTCCACCGGCCAGTCGCGCAGCCCCTTCCTGCCGAAGCTGCCGACCGTGGCCGAGAGCGGCCTGCCGGGCTACGCCTTCGACTCGTGGATCGGGCTGCTGGCGCCGGCCGGCACCCCCAAGGCGGAGGTCGAGCGCATCAACGCCGCGGCCAACAAGGTGCTGGCCGATCCGGCGATCCAGGAGCGCTTCAAGCGCCTGGGCGTGGAGCCGCGCAGCCAGAGTGCGGAAGAGTTCCAGAAGCTGCTGCGGTCTGACTGGGATGCGATGGGCGCGGTGGTGAAGGCGTCGGGCGCAAAGATCGACTAG